The following are from one region of the Deltaproteobacteria bacterium genome:
- a CDS encoding site-specific integrase, with product MKDRVPPYVKKSRARNYRSHFTAHLLPFQGDKSLNDYGVADIRGLRIHLIDDKKVTVKTAKNVVAATLRAFFRDAKVESKIEKNPFDDLPSNWWPRTVTPEPDPFTQEERDTIIAYFFNKHWGSWPHGCAFLYTLFWGGMRPSELTARRWSDVDLNNGMLSITTGRTEGEEGRPKTDNSIRPIKLLQPVVEYLAQIKPLRAQPSDYIFLNQRGNPIDQWNFGERHFQGALTALKIRHRDFYHTRHTFISVMLSHGENPKRIAEYVGNSPEVIYRSYGKWIGGPEGFGNAAILAAKPKPFPKPFKVSVGETQYFQAVSMVRGAGLEPARRFRH from the coding sequence ATAAAAGACAGGGTTCCGCCTTACGTTAAAAAGAGCCGCGCGCGAAATTACCGATCACATTTCACTGCGCATCTCTTACCATTCCAGGGCGACAAATCCCTTAATGACTACGGGGTGGCAGATATTCGTGGTCTAAGGATTCACCTTATTGACGATAAGAAAGTCACTGTTAAGACGGCCAAGAACGTGGTCGCCGCCACTTTGCGGGCGTTTTTCCGCGATGCCAAGGTCGAAAGCAAGATTGAAAAAAATCCCTTTGACGATCTTCCATCCAATTGGTGGCCGCGTACCGTTACACCGGAACCCGATCCTTTTACCCAAGAGGAGCGCGACACGATAATAGCGTATTTCTTTAACAAACATTGGGGCAGTTGGCCCCACGGCTGCGCGTTTCTTTATACGTTATTCTGGGGCGGCATGAGGCCGTCAGAGCTAACCGCTCGGCGTTGGAGTGACGTTGATCTTAATAACGGAATGCTATCGATCACCACGGGTCGCACAGAAGGCGAAGAGGGTAGGCCCAAAACCGACAACAGCATAAGGCCGATCAAACTATTGCAGCCGGTGGTTGAATACCTGGCGCAAATCAAGCCGCTACGCGCCCAACCCAGCGATTACATCTTTCTTAATCAGCGCGGCAACCCGATCGATCAATGGAATTTTGGTGAGCGCCATTTCCAGGGGGCACTTACGGCGTTAAAGATTCGCCACCGCGACTTCTACCATACCCGCCATACCTTTATTTCGGTTATGTTGAGCCACGGTGAGAACCCTAAGCGCATCGCTGAATATGTTGGAAACTCGCCAGAAGTGATTTACCGGAGTTACGGTAAGTGGATCGGTGGTCCTGAAGGGTTCGGGAATGCGGCCATTCTAGCAGCAAAACCGAAACCTTTCCCGAAACCCTTCAAAGTGTCAGTAGGTGAGACTCAGTATTTTCAAGCTGTTAGTATGGTGCGAGGAGCGGGACTCGAACCCGCACGCCGTTTCCGGCACTAG
- the secG gene encoding preprotein translocase subunit SecG, which translates to MIIAITIIHVFVSIGLILVVLLQTGKGAEVGAVFGGSSATIFGASGAGNFLTRLTTAMAIVFMITSLTLGYFAGKKPTATIFDNRSTGSEQRAPAQPAAPTQQQNAPASGSPAVPAQPESPPTKKP; encoded by the coding sequence ATGATCATCGCAATAACCATCATTCACGTGTTCGTCAGCATCGGCTTGATCCTGGTCGTGTTGTTACAAACCGGCAAGGGGGCAGAAGTGGGCGCGGTATTCGGCGGCTCCAGCGCGACCATCTTCGGCGCCAGCGGCGCGGGAAACTTTCTCACCCGGCTGACCACCGCGATGGCGATCGTCTTCATGATCACGTCGCTGACTCTGGGATATTTTGCTGGGAAGAAGCCGACGGCGACGATTTTCGACAATCGTTCAACCGGATCTGAGCAGCGGGCACCGGCACAACCTGCGGCGCCGACCCAGCAACAAAATGCGCCCGCGAGCGGCTCTCCAGCCGTACCCGCGCAACCGGAAAGCCCACCAACCAAAAAACCTTAG
- a CDS encoding triose-phosphate isomerase, giving the protein MINPLVVGNWKMNGSQSECTQLARQIVRQLKRQQPRAEVVLTPPFTAISAVAREIRNSKVKLGAQNCHWADSGAFTGEVSAPMLHELGCAYVILGHSERRQVFHESDATIASKIAPVIGQGMRAILCVGETLSQRRGKKTTDVVTAQLDGALKGRTKGVIDKIEIAYEPVWAIGTGLNATTEQISQVHQCIRGYLQSAFGKSKGKAVRILYGGSVKPDNASAIASTAEVNGLLVGGASLKAETFLPIVRAFSLK; this is encoded by the coding sequence ATGATCAATCCATTGGTGGTTGGCAATTGGAAAATGAACGGCAGCCAGTCGGAATGCACTCAACTGGCGCGCCAAATCGTCCGGCAGTTGAAACGCCAGCAGCCACGCGCCGAAGTTGTCTTGACACCGCCCTTCACGGCAATTTCCGCGGTCGCGCGCGAGATCCGTAACAGCAAAGTCAAACTTGGGGCGCAAAATTGCCACTGGGCCGACAGCGGCGCATTCACCGGCGAGGTCAGCGCGCCGATGCTGCACGAGCTCGGTTGCGCCTACGTCATCCTCGGCCATTCCGAACGGCGCCAGGTTTTTCACGAAAGCGATGCGACCATCGCCAGTAAGATCGCGCCAGTGATCGGCCAAGGCATGCGAGCGATTCTCTGCGTCGGCGAGACCCTGAGCCAAAGACGGGGCAAAAAAACCACCGACGTCGTGACCGCGCAATTGGATGGCGCGTTGAAGGGGCGTACGAAAGGTGTTATAGACAAAATCGAAATCGCCTACGAGCCGGTGTGGGCCATCGGCACGGGACTCAATGCCACAACGGAACAGATCAGCCAGGTTCATCAGTGCATCCGAGGCTATTTGCAGTCCGCCTTCGGCAAGTCAAAGGGCAAAGCCGTGCGGATTCTTTACGGCGGCAGCGTCAAGCCGGACAACGCCTCGGCGATCGCATCGACGGCTGAAGTCAACGGTCTGCTCGTCGGCGGCGCGAGTTTGAAAGCGGAAACGTTCTTACCCATCGTCAGAGCGTTTTCTCTGAAATGA
- a CDS encoding phosphoglycerate kinase: MIRKLADLVLHDRTVFLRVDFNVPIDQGKITEPHRIDSVLPTIRQILERAKKVVIASHLGRPDGKVVAKYSLAPVRDHLERMLKQPVVLAPDCVGDTVERIVGDSQNRVVLLENLRFHPEEEKNQREFAQALARLGEVYVDDAFGAAHRAHASISAMAEFFADKAAGLLLQKELDYLAPLLSKPAKPFVTILGGAKVSDKIGVIRNLLPKVSTLLVGGGMAYTFLKAKGAAIGKSLVEPDKLGLAQDLMKEAVAHNVNLILPVDHVTGDADKKNPANADEQIPADRMGLDIGPKTAAIFAAEIRQAKMVLWNGPVGLFEVPPYDHGSRVLAQTLADNFPQLTSIIAGGDTVAAVTAAGVEHKIAHLSTGGGATLEFLEGRILPGIKALEDNR, from the coding sequence ATGATCCGAAAACTTGCCGACCTCGTCCTACATGACAGAACGGTTTTCCTGCGCGTCGATTTCAACGTACCGATCGATCAAGGAAAGATCACCGAACCCCATCGCATCGACAGCGTGCTGCCAACCATTCGCCAGATCTTAGAGCGCGCGAAAAAAGTCGTCATCGCCTCCCATCTGGGCCGGCCCGACGGCAAGGTGGTGGCGAAATATAGCCTCGCTCCGGTGCGCGATCATCTTGAGAGGATGCTCAAGCAACCGGTCGTGCTGGCCCCCGACTGCGTTGGCGACACCGTCGAACGAATCGTTGGCGATTCGCAGAATCGGGTCGTCTTACTGGAGAATCTACGCTTCCATCCGGAAGAAGAAAAGAATCAGCGGGAATTTGCCCAGGCTCTGGCCCGACTCGGCGAGGTTTACGTCGACGATGCCTTCGGCGCCGCCCATCGTGCTCATGCGTCGATTTCAGCCATGGCGGAATTTTTTGCCGACAAGGCGGCTGGGCTGCTACTGCAAAAAGAACTCGATTACCTGGCACCGCTGCTGAGCAAGCCGGCCAAACCCTTCGTGACGATTTTAGGCGGCGCCAAAGTGTCGGACAAGATCGGCGTCATCCGTAATCTGCTGCCCAAGGTCAGCACGTTGCTGGTTGGCGGCGGCATGGCATACACGTTTTTAAAAGCCAAGGGCGCAGCCATCGGCAAATCGTTAGTCGAACCGGACAAACTCGGCTTGGCCCAGGACTTGATGAAGGAAGCTGTGGCGCACAATGTCAACTTAATATTGCCCGTGGACCATGTCACCGGGGATGCCGATAAAAAAAATCCGGCCAACGCCGATGAGCAAATACCGGCCGATCGCATGGGGCTCGACATTGGACCGAAAACCGCGGCGATCTTCGCGGCGGAAATCCGCCAAGCCAAAATGGTCCTATGGAACGGTCCGGTGGGACTCTTCGAAGTCCCGCCCTACGATCACGGCAGCCGCGTGCTGGCGCAAACTCTCGCCGATAACTTCCCCCAACTCACCAGCATCATCGCCGGCGGCGACACCGTGGCCGCGGTCACCGCGGCGGGCGTGGAACACAAGATCGCCCATTTATCCACCGGCGGCGGCGCCACTTTGGAGTTTCTTGAAGGGCGGATTCTGCCCGGCATCAAGGCGCTTGAGGACAATCGATGA
- the tolQ gene encoding protein TolQ, protein MLSFWYLQLLLQDGLVPPPTHSILDLVRGSGVVVQGILYLLVLFSVGSWGIIAQKFRQLRRAKIESAKFIEIFWERRNLAAIHDASRELSSSPVGQVFRSGYEELVRVTRSKKESAPGDYLTTELGGVENVSRAMKRATSVEITKLEKHCSFLATTASSAPFIGLFGTVWGIMDAFRGLSVTHSSSIQAVAPGIAEALIATAVGLAAAIPALMAYNYFVQQIKVLAVDMDNFCHEFLNIAERHFFK, encoded by the coding sequence ATGCTTTCTTTCTGGTATCTTCAATTACTGTTGCAAGACGGGCTCGTTCCACCACCGACGCATAGTATCCTTGATCTGGTGCGCGGATCGGGCGTGGTGGTGCAGGGGATCCTCTATCTGCTGGTGCTTTTCTCGGTGGGCAGCTGGGGCATTATCGCGCAAAAATTTCGCCAGCTGCGGCGCGCGAAAATCGAATCGGCCAAGTTTATCGAAATTTTTTGGGAGCGCCGCAATCTAGCGGCGATCCACGACGCCAGCCGCGAACTCAGTTCGAGTCCGGTGGGGCAAGTCTTTCGTTCCGGCTATGAAGAACTGGTCCGGGTAACGCGATCGAAGAAAGAATCGGCGCCCGGCGATTATTTGACCACCGAGCTGGGCGGCGTCGAAAATGTTTCCCGGGCGATGAAGCGGGCGACCAGCGTGGAAATCACCAAGTTAGAAAAGCACTGCTCATTTCTCGCGACTACCGCGAGCTCGGCGCCCTTTATCGGTCTGTTCGGCACGGTCTGGGGCATTATGGATGCGTTTCGCGGTTTGAGTGTGACTCACTCATCGAGCATTCAAGCTGTGGCGCCGGGCATTGCCGAAGCGTTGATCGCCACCGCGGTGGGGTTGGCGGCGGCGATTCCGGCGTTGATGGCCTACAATTATTTCGTCCAACAGATCAAAGTGCTGGCGGTGGACATGGATAACTTCTGTCACGAGTTTCTCAACATCGCCGAACGCCACTTCTTCAAGTAA
- the tolR gene encoding protein TolR produces MDASSQREGSAIAQINVTPLVDVMLVLLVIFMVTTPILQQGVQVNLPQAKTNSIPGNQEHLVVTVAKNGKTYLNDNVVTLGELGRKLRAITKLQPDKQVYLRADQDVRYGIVMKTIAEIKQAGIEKLGMVTRPGEAE; encoded by the coding sequence ATGGATGCTTCATCCCAGCGCGAAGGTAGCGCCATTGCGCAAATCAACGTGACGCCGCTGGTCGACGTCATGCTCGTGCTGCTAGTGATCTTCATGGTCACGACGCCGATCCTACAGCAGGGCGTGCAAGTCAACTTGCCTCAGGCCAAAACCAACTCCATTCCCGGCAACCAAGAACATTTAGTCGTCACCGTCGCCAAAAATGGCAAAACTTATCTCAACGATAACGTCGTCACCCTTGGCGAGTTGGGGCGAAAGCTGCGAGCGATCACAAAACTCCAGCCCGATAAACAGGTTTATCTGCGCGCCGATCAAGATGTGCGCTACGGTATCGTCATGAAAACCATCGCCGAGATCAAACAAGCAGGCATCGAAAAGTTAGGCATGGTAACGCGGCCGGGCGAAGCGGAGTAG
- the tolA gene encoding cell envelope integrity protein TolA — protein sequence MAEVSPTPTISLRERSLPLTGGEERLPKWLTMSFVLHGALIGCMFTMSFFSPAPVPEQPVYTVDLIGGEKIGQANLGTELPPAPKAAPSRAEPEAVPVAETKAESKREKRDKAKLAEKQALAEEQLALKEKKIKTTTKPESLKERKSEAKAESASADSVRERLIQTAAERARARTESVQKASKGETLSAGNGEGEGAASLGVGGRGGPGIVKGIDFIAYQNRMLSTIKDNWAWVGQRSNLRVVVHFGVKDNGEIVGLKVVQPSGDSSYDESVLRALKKSSPLPAPPEAVRKEFADVELTFRPRDLGA from the coding sequence ATGGCCGAGGTGAGTCCAACGCCGACGATCAGTTTACGCGAGCGCTCGTTACCGCTTACCGGCGGCGAAGAACGCCTGCCCAAGTGGTTGACGATGTCGTTCGTGCTGCACGGCGCGCTGATCGGCTGCATGTTCACCATGTCATTTTTTTCCCCGGCTCCGGTGCCGGAGCAACCCGTGTATACGGTGGACTTGATCGGTGGCGAGAAGATTGGCCAGGCGAATCTCGGCACGGAGCTTCCGCCAGCGCCGAAAGCGGCGCCCAGCCGGGCGGAGCCGGAAGCCGTGCCGGTGGCTGAAACCAAAGCCGAAAGCAAAAGAGAAAAGCGCGATAAGGCCAAGCTGGCGGAGAAGCAGGCGTTGGCCGAAGAGCAATTGGCGCTGAAAGAAAAAAAAATCAAGACAACGACCAAGCCCGAGTCACTCAAAGAACGCAAAAGCGAAGCGAAAGCTGAAAGCGCCAGCGCCGATAGTGTGCGCGAGCGTTTGATTCAAACCGCCGCCGAGCGCGCCCGGGCGCGAACCGAAAGCGTTCAGAAAGCGTCGAAAGGTGAGACGCTCAGCGCCGGCAACGGTGAAGGCGAGGGCGCGGCATCCCTGGGCGTCGGTGGGCGCGGCGGACCGGGTATCGTCAAAGGCATCGATTTTATCGCCTACCAAAATCGCATGCTGAGCACCATTAAAGATAATTGGGCCTGGGTCGGCCAGCGCAGTAATTTGCGCGTGGTGGTCCACTTCGGTGTCAAGGACAACGGCGAGATCGTCGGTCTCAAAGTGGTGCAGCCCTCGGGCGATTCGTCCTATGATGAGTCGGTGTTACGGGCGCTAAAAAAATCTAGTCCATTACCGGCGCCACCGGAAGCAGTGCGTAAAGAATTCGCCGACGTCGAATTGACGTTTCGGCCGCGGGATTTGGGAGCGTGA
- the tolB gene encoding Tol-Pal system beta propeller repeat protein TolB, with protein sequence MMQSLLMVVLLSLAPVYAAFGAVTAEIVGQGGQKFPIAVSPLKNLGAASGDAARLSSGIADAMVHDLELSGWFKVLDRSAYIEDGQKTGITLGAFDFKDWSTIGTEGLVKGGFTVQGEDVTVELRLFDVYQNKERIGKRYTGRVRDFRRIAHKFVDEIIQQFTGVPGVFNTRIAYVSNSGGRFKEIYVSHLDGSEKFQVTDNHTINLSPSWSADGRSILYSSFKERGQTLYLFELFSGKEIKFTPRGAAKYLGGRLSPDGQTVVATVESAGNSNLYLLDRAGNVIRRLTEEPGIEVSPAWSPDGKQIVYVSDRSGGPQLYILELASGKTRRLTYSGGYNTSPEWSPKGDRIVYTGRVGSRFAVFSISAEGGEPRKLTAESSDSEDPTWSPDGRFIAFSSNRAGKYHLYVMQASGENQRRLTGSGGDDTKPSWSPRLD encoded by the coding sequence ATGATGCAATCGTTACTGATGGTGGTCTTGCTGTCGCTCGCGCCAGTTTATGCGGCGTTCGGCGCGGTGACCGCCGAAATCGTCGGCCAGGGCGGCCAGAAATTTCCCATCGCGGTGTCGCCGCTGAAAAACCTCGGAGCCGCGAGCGGCGATGCCGCGCGGCTGTCCAGCGGTATTGCCGATGCGATGGTGCACGACCTGGAGCTTTCCGGTTGGTTTAAAGTCTTGGATCGCAGCGCTTACATCGAAGACGGACAAAAAACCGGCATCACTCTCGGTGCCTTCGATTTTAAAGATTGGTCGACCATTGGCACTGAGGGATTGGTCAAAGGCGGTTTTACCGTCCAAGGCGAGGATGTTACCGTTGAACTCCGTTTGTTCGACGTTTATCAAAACAAAGAGCGGATCGGCAAACGTTACACCGGAAGGGTGCGCGACTTTCGGCGCATCGCCCATAAATTCGTCGATGAGATCATCCAGCAGTTCACCGGCGTCCCCGGTGTTTTCAACACCCGCATCGCTTATGTTTCCAACAGCGGCGGGCGGTTCAAAGAGATCTATGTCTCCCACTTGGACGGCAGCGAGAAATTTCAGGTGACCGACAACCACACAATCAATCTGTCGCCCTCATGGAGCGCCGATGGCCGGTCGATTCTTTATTCATCCTTCAAGGAGCGCGGCCAGACGCTTTACTTGTTCGAATTGTTCAGCGGCAAAGAGATTAAATTCACTCCCAGGGGCGCCGCCAAATATCTCGGGGGCAGGCTTTCCCCCGACGGCCAAACCGTTGTCGCTACCGTAGAATCGGCCGGCAATAGCAATCTCTATCTATTGGATCGCGCCGGCAACGTGATCCGGCGCTTGACGGAAGAGCCGGGCATCGAGGTGTCGCCGGCTTGGTCGCCGGACGGCAAGCAGATCGTTTACGTCTCCGACCGCAGCGGTGGGCCGCAATTATATATTTTAGAATTGGCCAGCGGCAAGACGCGCCGGCTGACTTATAGCGGCGGCTATAACACTTCGCCGGAATGGTCGCCCAAAGGCGACCGCATCGTTTACACCGGACGGGTCGGTAGCCGCTTTGCGGTTTTTTCTATATCCGCCGAGGGCGGCGAGCCGCGCAAGCTCACGGCCGAATCTTCCGATAGCGAGGATCCGACCTGGTCGCCGGATGGGCGGTTCATCGCCTTTTCGTCCAATCGCGCCGGCAAATATCATCTTTATGTCATGCAAGCGAGCGGCGAAAACCAACGTCGATTGACAGGTTCTGGGGGCGATGATACAAAACCGAGTTGGTCTCCTCGGTTAGATTAA
- the pal gene encoding peptidoglycan-associated lipoprotein Pal codes for MKTQFKIVCYSLVMGLAFSLQSCAPSTTNPISSLPPPPAKDAARSATGEGQRPSTKESTTGDSSLKDLQAGKAPVTPASSPLKDISFDFDRYDLSADARTLLRANADWLKSNPALRVEIEGHCDERGTNEYNLALGAKRAQAAKEYLATLGVAAERLSTTSYGEEIPVCKEANEACWKQNRRARFVAQQSRPAS; via the coding sequence ATGAAAACTCAGTTTAAAATTGTATGTTATTCATTGGTAATGGGCTTGGCCTTCTCTTTACAGAGCTGCGCGCCGTCGACGACAAACCCGATAAGTAGCTTGCCGCCGCCACCGGCGAAGGACGCTGCTCGCAGCGCCACCGGTGAGGGGCAGCGCCCGTCAACCAAGGAGTCCACCACCGGCGATTCGAGTCTCAAGGATTTACAAGCGGGCAAGGCTCCGGTGACGCCGGCGTCGAGTCCGTTGAAAGACATTTCTTTTGATTTTGACCGCTACGATCTTTCCGCCGATGCGCGCACTTTGTTGCGCGCCAACGCCGATTGGTTGAAGAGCAATCCGGCGCTGCGGGTGGAAATCGAAGGCCACTGCGACGAGCGCGGCACCAATGAATACAACCTGGCCCTCGGCGCCAAGCGCGCCCAAGCGGCCAAGGAATATCTGGCGACTCTCGGTGTCGCCGCGGAGCGGCTGTCGACGACGAGCTATGGTGAAGAGATTCCGGTTTGCAAAGAAGCGAATGAGGCCTGTTGGAAGCAGAACCGGCGCGCCCGTTTCGTGGCGCAGCAAAGCCGCCCGGCTTCCTAA
- the ybgF gene encoding tol-pal system protein YbgF: protein MIMRLCSIRQYFLFAALLASANVFSACVNPQQVELLEREQRRSRADLATLQSDVDGFRATLADTRANIQQMQRDLSTIKERIDETRVQVGRQIGQTSREGDERVRNLETRLAKLEEEAKAQAQLLKSRDDELKQLRDASEQRAVVYDGANEIGLGENETVRKDYETAWRSFERKDYQAAASRFREFIKKHTKSRLTANAQYWLGESHFALKEFDKAIVAYDEVRRFPQSDKAAVALLRQGFAFAELGEKLNARLVLQELVEKFPQSAEAPRAKQRLKALES from the coding sequence ATGATTATGAGACTTTGCTCAATCCGGCAATATTTTTTATTCGCGGCTTTGCTTGCCAGTGCCAACGTTTTTTCGGCCTGCGTCAATCCGCAACAAGTTGAGCTGCTCGAACGCGAACAGCGCCGCAGTCGCGCCGATCTGGCAACCTTGCAGAGCGACGTCGACGGTTTTCGCGCCACTCTGGCTGACACCCGCGCGAATATTCAACAGATGCAGCGCGATCTGAGCACGATCAAAGAGCGCATCGACGAAACCCGCGTGCAAGTGGGCCGGCAGATCGGTCAAACCAGTCGAGAAGGCGACGAGCGGGTGCGCAATCTGGAAACCCGTTTAGCCAAGCTCGAAGAAGAGGCGAAAGCGCAGGCGCAACTGCTCAAGAGCCGTGACGATGAATTGAAGCAGCTGCGCGACGCCAGCGAGCAGCGCGCCGTGGTTTATGACGGTGCCAACGAGATCGGGCTGGGCGAGAACGAAACCGTGCGCAAAGACTATGAAACCGCGTGGCGCAGTTTCGAGCGCAAGGATTATCAGGCGGCGGCGAGCCGCTTTCGCGAGTTCATTAAGAAACACACTAAGAGCCGACTCACCGCCAATGCTCAGTATTGGCTTGGCGAAAGTCATTTCGCTTTAAAAGAGTTCGACAAAGCGATCGTCGCTTACGACGAAGTGCGCCGCTTTCCGCAGAGCGACAAAGCCGCGGTGGCGTTGCTCCGCCAAGGTTTCGCCTTCGCCGAGTTGGGCGAGAAGCTCAACGCCCGATTAGTCCTGCAAGAGCTGGTCGAAAAGTTTCCCCAGTCCGCCGAAGCGCCGCGCGCCAAGCAGCGATTGAAAGCGTTGGAATCCTAG
- a CDS encoding bifunctional riboflavin kinase/FAD synthetase translates to MQIVRHIDDPSLTLSGSVVTLGNFDGIHLGHQALIGGAVAAARKLALPSVVLTFEPHPLKVLAPERAPKMLLTHKEKMQLLKDLGVDVVVIQQFDLTFAKLAAEDFVQSILMRRLKARQIWCGSDLRFGQGRKGSVADLHRWGGALGFTVAHVDAVLVDGARVSSSRIRQLVAQGQVETVQPMLGRYHFLSGRVVGGERRGRELGFPTANISSRAEVLPLDGIYATLFHLGARCLPSVTSIGLNPTFGAGPRTLESFILNFAEDIYGAVVRLSIVKRIRGEIKFTSIDALVEQIRADVVSSEAIFHQLGLID, encoded by the coding sequence ATGCAGATCGTTCGCCACATCGATGACCCGAGCCTGACGTTGTCCGGGTCCGTGGTCACTTTGGGAAACTTCGACGGTATTCATTTGGGCCATCAAGCCCTCATCGGCGGCGCTGTGGCGGCGGCGCGCAAACTGGCGCTGCCCTCGGTGGTGCTAACCTTCGAACCTCATCCGCTTAAAGTTCTCGCGCCTGAGCGCGCGCCAAAAATGTTGCTTACCCATAAAGAGAAAATGCAGCTGCTAAAAGATCTCGGCGTCGACGTGGTGGTGATTCAACAATTCGATCTGACCTTCGCCAAGCTCGCGGCGGAGGATTTCGTGCAATCGATTTTGATGCGGCGCTTGAAGGCGCGGCAGATTTGGTGCGGCAGCGATCTGCGTTTTGGTCAAGGGCGCAAAGGCAGTGTCGCCGATCTGCATCGTTGGGGCGGTGCACTTGGTTTCACCGTGGCCCATGTCGATGCGGTGCTGGTCGACGGCGCGCGGGTCAGCAGCTCGCGCATTCGCCAACTGGTGGCCCAAGGCCAAGTCGAAACCGTGCAGCCGATGCTCGGCCGTTATCATTTTTTATCCGGGCGGGTGGTCGGTGGCGAGCGGCGCGGCCGGGAGTTGGGTTTTCCCACCGCGAATATTTCCAGCCGCGCCGAAGTTTTGCCCTTGGACGGCATCTACGCGACATTGTTCCATCTCGGCGCGCGCTGCTTGCCGAGCGTCACCAGCATCGGCCTCAATCCGACCTTCGGCGCCGGGCCGCGCACGCTGGAAAGTTTTATTCTCAACTTCGCCGAAGACATTTACGGCGCGGTGGTGCGCTTGTCCATTGTCAAAAGAATTCGCGGCGAAATAAAATTCACCTCGATCGATGCCTTGGTCGAGCAGATTCGCGCCGATGTGGTTAGCTCGGAAGCGATTTTTCATCAGCTCGGGCTGATCGATTAG
- a CDS encoding RluA family pseudouridine synthase: MPSTPSAAVVSLEIDASAVGMRLDLFLVERWAKVQNQSGLSRAEIQRLIDEGQITLNDRAAKASGRLKLDDRIDIRQLPARESALVGEALPLEILYEDADCLVVNKAAGMVVHPAAGQHSGTLVNALLHHCVDLAAIGGERRPGIVHRLDKETSGVMIVAKNIYAFQQLVGQFKNRQVQKEYLAVAWGELKPEVGRIDRPIGRHRSDRKRMSSLRSVNKSRDALTDWQVEERYGWKHGSSPVALTLVRLRPRTGRTHQLRVHLADIGYPLVGDKVYGRKRGKLTAADPLLDSFPRQALHAEKLAIDHVRSGARMEFCAPLPLDLSELLDYLRASTNAGGGRAAELSRQGVDKVARLK; the protein is encoded by the coding sequence ATGCCGTCCACCCCTAGCGCCGCGGTCGTATCGCTTGAAATCGATGCCAGCGCCGTGGGCATGCGCTTGGATTTGTTTCTCGTCGAGCGCTGGGCCAAGGTGCAGAACCAATCGGGCCTCAGTCGCGCTGAAATTCAGCGTCTGATCGACGAAGGGCAGATCACGCTCAACGATAGAGCCGCCAAAGCCAGCGGCCGATTGAAACTCGACGATCGCATCGACATTCGCCAGCTGCCGGCGCGCGAGAGCGCACTCGTCGGGGAAGCGCTGCCGCTGGAAATTCTTTACGAGGATGCGGATTGTCTGGTCGTCAATAAAGCGGCGGGCATGGTGGTGCATCCGGCGGCCGGTCAGCACAGCGGTACCTTGGTAAATGCGCTGCTGCATCATTGCGTCGATCTGGCGGCCATCGGCGGCGAGCGGCGGCCGGGGATCGTGCACCGTTTGGATAAAGAAACCTCCGGCGTGATGATCGTGGCGAAAAATATCTACGCGTTTCAACAGCTCGTCGGTCAATTTAAAAATCGCCAGGTGCAAAAAGAGTATCTCGCTGTCGCATGGGGTGAACTCAAGCCGGAGGTGGGCCGTATCGATCGTCCCATCGGCCGCCATCGCAGCGATCGCAAGCGCATGTCGAGTCTGCGCAGCGTCAACAAAAGCCGCGACGCCCTGACCGATTGGCAAGTGGAAGAGCGCTACGGCTGGAAGCATGGTTCATCACCTGTGGCGCTGACCTTGGTGCGTTTGCGGCCGCGCACCGGACGGACGCATCAGTTGCGGGTGCATCTCGCCGACATCGGGTATCCTTTGGTGGGCGATAAGGTGTACGGGCGCAAGCGCGGCAAACTGACGGCCGCCGATCCGTTGCTCGATAGTTTTCCGCGCCAAGCTCTCCACGCCGAGAAGCTTGCCATCGATCATGTCCGCAGCGGTGCGCGCATGGAGTTTTGTGCGCCTCTGCCGTTGGACCTGTCGGAGCTCTTGGATTATTTGCGCGCGTCGACTAACGCCGGGGGGGGGCGCGCGGCGGAATTATCACGGCAAGGGGTTGACAAGGTAGCGAGGTTAAAATAA